One window of Botrimarina mediterranea genomic DNA carries:
- a CDS encoding ABC transporter ATP-binding protein: protein MTATPVSTTEEPLVAVERMSVQFGSQTVLRDLSLGVRRGETLAIIGESGCGKTVLLKTLIGLVRPTSGRVVFDGQTLNELDDRHLTAARLRFGFVFQQAALFDSQTVAENVMFPLLEHRRGTPDEARAKALEHLRQVGLPESAMQKKPAELSGGMRKRVGLARALMMDPDVLLYDEPTTGLDPIMSDVVNELILKTSDLRKSENPVTSIVVTHDMHSARKVADRIVMLYPVPRLKGDESQIVYEGLAEKIEKSSDPRVTQFVRGEAGDRLEELQIA from the coding sequence GTGACGGCTACGCCAGTTTCAACTACCGAAGAGCCGCTGGTTGCCGTCGAGCGGATGTCGGTCCAGTTCGGATCGCAGACGGTGCTGCGCGACCTGTCACTCGGCGTCCGCCGTGGCGAGACGCTGGCGATCATCGGCGAGAGCGGGTGCGGCAAGACCGTGCTACTCAAGACGCTGATCGGCTTGGTAAGGCCGACCTCGGGCCGTGTGGTCTTCGATGGTCAGACGCTAAATGAACTGGACGACCGCCACTTGACCGCCGCCCGGTTGCGGTTCGGATTCGTGTTCCAGCAAGCGGCGCTGTTCGACTCGCAAACGGTGGCGGAGAACGTGATGTTCCCGCTCTTGGAACACCGGCGGGGTACGCCCGACGAGGCCCGCGCGAAGGCGCTCGAGCACCTGCGTCAGGTCGGCCTGCCCGAATCGGCGATGCAGAAGAAGCCCGCGGAGCTTTCGGGCGGCATGCGTAAGCGGGTCGGCCTTGCGCGGGCGTTGATGATGGACCCCGATGTGCTGCTCTACGACGAACCGACGACCGGTCTCGACCCGATCATGAGTGACGTCGTGAATGAACTAATCCTCAAGACCAGTGATCTGCGGAAGTCGGAGAATCCCGTCACGAGCATCGTCGTAACGCACGATATGCACAGCGCGAGGAAGGTCGCCGACCGGATCGTGATGCTCTACCCGGTGCCGCGTCTCAAGGGAGACGAATCGCAGATCGTCTACGAAGGCCTGGCCGAGAAGATCGAGAAATCGAGCGACCCACGCGTCACCCAATTCGTCCGCGGCGAAGCCGGCGATCGCCTCGAAGAACTACAAATCGCCTAG
- a CDS encoding S16 family serine protease translates to MAIRGPIRSRAWSILLGLLAAGVVQAQPVPSPVAKPLPATSVVVSPLFFVTGRAGAPGADDIEPFGMCEDFEFTIGGYAPGTIRIGVLDSRIGGSSRLWHATTWQAALTASQLLDYNPRATQATLAVSGNIDGPSAGALLTVGVLAGAQGHTLDPAMTMTGTINPDGEIGAVGGIPYKLEGAARAGKKVVLIPKMAPLEFDKRADKVVDLVEHGKEHGVEVRLVHNIWEAYEAFTGKPLPRPDDVSPPALPLQASRRMESRIDRWLAMEASARQTYESWGVRGQNDYADALLEEAADCREKAERLRRQGQFAAAYADAQWAAINGSVAHQVGRCEYVYADGGLKAVQAMLAQKDWIEDESEKLQAALKFFRPTTLEQLPYYMYSCDQFLVGLAYRELGEAIAENLSEDDEKATIRIVDAAERQAMAWLAMKLSYEYLELANLEGGHPIPDDAPLEELTELYLRCAEANQAVVDELVLTPAAKELHASQDIMKGRLSIADPVYGTNAIVIGSMHSRLNEVFGPTEQLKYARLGAALSLNTRSAMLIAKYHSLGAELDENFLITGIKNEPAVSDWLDDSRSQARRAIHSLVDSGIDYTGCVHLYSIARVGEGRDLDDRLSALQYYFDINVMSQVLKRIAGK, encoded by the coding sequence ATGGCGATTCGCGGTCCGATTCGTTCTCGTGCGTGGTCGATCTTACTGGGTCTGTTGGCGGCGGGAGTCGTCCAGGCTCAGCCCGTCCCCTCACCCGTCGCCAAGCCGCTGCCCGCGACTTCGGTTGTCGTGTCGCCACTGTTCTTCGTCACCGGTCGGGCGGGAGCCCCGGGCGCCGACGACATCGAGCCCTTCGGCATGTGCGAGGACTTCGAGTTCACTATCGGGGGCTACGCACCGGGAACGATCCGCATCGGCGTTCTCGATAGCCGGATCGGCGGGTCGAGTCGTCTCTGGCACGCGACCACTTGGCAGGCCGCGCTGACCGCTTCGCAGCTGCTCGACTACAACCCGCGCGCCACGCAGGCGACCCTGGCGGTCAGCGGCAACATCGACGGCCCCAGCGCGGGGGCGCTGCTGACCGTCGGCGTGCTCGCCGGCGCCCAGGGTCACACGCTCGATCCCGCGATGACGATGACCGGCACGATCAACCCCGACGGCGAGATCGGCGCCGTCGGCGGCATCCCCTACAAGCTCGAAGGCGCCGCCCGCGCCGGCAAGAAGGTGGTGCTCATCCCCAAGATGGCGCCGCTGGAGTTCGACAAGCGCGCGGACAAGGTGGTCGATCTGGTTGAGCATGGCAAGGAGCACGGCGTCGAGGTGCGGCTGGTCCACAACATCTGGGAAGCCTACGAAGCTTTCACCGGCAAGCCGTTGCCGCGGCCCGACGACGTCAGCCCCCCTGCTCTGCCGCTTCAGGCGAGCCGGCGGATGGAGAGCCGGATCGATCGCTGGCTCGCCATGGAGGCCTCAGCCCGCCAGACCTATGAGTCGTGGGGCGTTCGCGGACAGAACGATTACGCCGACGCTTTGCTCGAAGAGGCCGCCGATTGCCGTGAGAAGGCCGAGCGTCTGCGGCGACAGGGGCAGTTCGCCGCCGCTTACGCCGACGCCCAGTGGGCGGCGATCAACGGCTCCGTCGCCCATCAGGTCGGCCGCTGCGAGTACGTGTACGCCGACGGCGGGCTCAAGGCGGTCCAAGCGATGCTCGCGCAGAAGGATTGGATCGAGGACGAGTCCGAGAAACTGCAGGCCGCGCTGAAGTTCTTCCGCCCGACCACGCTCGAGCAACTGCCGTACTACATGTACTCGTGCGATCAGTTCCTCGTCGGCCTCGCCTATCGAGAACTCGGCGAAGCGATCGCCGAGAACCTGTCGGAGGACGACGAAAAGGCGACCATCCGGATCGTCGATGCGGCCGAACGCCAAGCGATGGCGTGGCTGGCGATGAAGCTGTCTTACGAGTACTTGGAGCTCGCCAACCTCGAAGGGGGCCATCCCATCCCCGACGACGCGCCGCTCGAGGAACTCACCGAGCTCTACCTCCGCTGCGCCGAGGCCAACCAAGCCGTCGTCGACGAGCTGGTGCTCACCCCGGCGGCCAAGGAGCTGCATGCCTCGCAAGACATCATGAAGGGGCGGCTATCGATCGCCGACCCCGTCTACGGAACCAACGCGATCGTGATCGGGTCGATGCATTCGCGTCTGAACGAGGTCTTCGGTCCCACCGAGCAACTCAAGTACGCCCGGCTCGGCGCCGCGCTGAGCCTCAACACCCGGTCGGCGATGCTCATCGCGAAGTACCATTCGCTCGGCGCCGAGCTCGACGAGAACTTCTTGATCACGGGCATCAAGAACGAGCCCGCCGTGAGCGACTGGCTCGACGACAGCCGTAGCCAAGCCCGGCGGGCGATTCACTCGCTCGTCGACTCCGGCATCGATTACACGGGGTGTGTTCACCTCTACTCGATCGCCCGCGTCGGCGAGGGCCGCGATCTCGACGACCGGTTGTCGGCGTTGCAGTACTACTTCGACATCAATGTGATGTCGCAGGTGCTCAAGCGCATCGCCGGCAAGTGA
- a CDS encoding ATP-dependent Clp protease ATP-binding subunit, protein MYERFTDRARKVMQLANQEAQRFNHEYIGTEHVLLGLIKEGSGVAANVLKNLDVDLRKIRLEVEKLVQSGPDMVTMGKLPQTPRAKKVIEYSMEEARNLNHNYVGTEHILLGLLREQEGVAAQVLMNLGLKLEEVRDEVLNLLGHGIEGGEPERGGRAGMETAEEGEEEGGEGRSGRKGSRSKTPALDSFGRDLTELARQGKLDPVIGREKEIERAIQVLCRRTKNNPVLLGEAGVGKTAIVEGFAQRVIDGNVPELLLDRRIVVLDLAMMVAGTKYRGQFEERIKAVMNEVRRAKNTILFIDELHTLVGAGGAEGAIDASNVLKPALARGEIQCIGATTLDEYRKYIEKDSALARRFQEVLVEPTTANDTKEILRGLRERYEEHHRVQITDDAIDAAVDFSDRYITGRCLPDKAIDVIDEAGARVRLKTMSKPPNLKEIDEEVEALNRDKEEAVANQDFEKAAALRDQADKLKKKKAQITKDWREKSRENGGVVDEDIIAEVVSKMTGIPLTRMSTEDSLRLMRMEEELHKKVISQDEAIKAIAKAVRRSRSGLQDPKRPTGTFVFAGPTGVGKTLLAKALAEFMFGDAEALIQIDMSEYMEKHNVSRLIGAPPGYVGYEEGGQLTEQIRRRPYAVVLLDEIEKAHPEVFNMLLQLMEEGRLTDSFGRNVDFRNTIVIMTTNAGAEAIKNESAFGFQKPDEDASYDAMKARVMDEIEKVFRPEFINRVNDVIVFRHLTEENLKHVVELEVAKVRQRLEEKGLVLELSDESKAFLVKKGSNTDYGARPLRRAIESFVEDPLAEELLKGEFAGKDTIRVDVKTVGEKKQLVFEGVQTKESEPETVGAGVGGEGEETEG, encoded by the coding sequence ATGTACGAACGCTTCACCGACCGCGCCCGCAAGGTGATGCAGCTGGCCAACCAAGAGGCCCAGCGCTTCAACCACGAATACATCGGGACCGAGCACGTGCTGCTCGGCCTCATCAAGGAAGGAAGCGGCGTCGCGGCGAACGTTCTGAAGAACCTCGACGTCGACCTGCGCAAGATCCGCCTCGAGGTCGAGAAGCTCGTTCAGAGTGGCCCCGACATGGTCACGATGGGCAAGCTCCCGCAGACCCCCCGCGCCAAGAAGGTCATCGAATACTCGATGGAAGAGGCGCGGAACCTCAATCACAACTACGTCGGCACCGAGCACATCCTGCTCGGACTACTTAGAGAACAAGAGGGCGTCGCCGCTCAGGTGCTGATGAACCTCGGTCTCAAGCTCGAGGAAGTCCGCGACGAAGTGCTCAACCTCCTCGGCCACGGCATTGAGGGGGGTGAGCCCGAGCGTGGCGGCCGTGCCGGCATGGAGACCGCCGAGGAAGGCGAAGAGGAAGGTGGCGAAGGCCGCAGCGGGCGCAAGGGCTCGCGCAGCAAGACCCCCGCGCTCGACAGCTTCGGCCGTGACCTCACCGAGCTGGCGCGTCAGGGCAAGCTCGACCCGGTCATCGGCCGCGAAAAAGAAATCGAGCGCGCGATCCAGGTCCTCTGCCGCCGCACGAAGAACAACCCGGTGCTGCTTGGCGAAGCGGGCGTCGGTAAGACGGCAATCGTCGAGGGCTTCGCCCAACGCGTCATCGACGGCAACGTCCCTGAACTGCTGCTCGATCGGCGGATCGTGGTGCTCGACCTGGCGATGATGGTCGCCGGCACGAAGTACCGCGGCCAGTTCGAAGAGCGGATCAAGGCCGTGATGAACGAGGTCCGTCGCGCCAAGAACACGATCCTGTTCATCGACGAGTTGCACACGCTCGTCGGCGCCGGTGGCGCCGAGGGCGCGATCGACGCGTCGAACGTCCTCAAGCCGGCCCTCGCCCGTGGCGAGATCCAGTGCATCGGCGCTACGACGCTCGACGAGTACCGCAAGTACATCGAGAAGGACTCGGCGCTCGCCCGCCGGTTCCAGGAAGTGCTCGTCGAGCCGACCACGGCCAACGACACCAAGGAAATCCTCCGCGGCCTTCGTGAGCGGTACGAAGAGCACCACCGTGTGCAAATCACCGACGACGCAATCGACGCTGCCGTCGATTTCTCGGACCGCTACATCACCGGCCGTTGCCTGCCAGACAAGGCGATCGATGTCATCGATGAGGCGGGCGCGCGGGTCCGTCTGAAGACGATGTCGAAGCCGCCAAATCTCAAAGAGATCGACGAAGAGGTCGAGGCCCTCAACCGCGACAAAGAAGAGGCCGTCGCGAACCAGGACTTTGAGAAGGCCGCCGCCCTCCGGGACCAGGCCGACAAGCTCAAGAAGAAGAAGGCCCAGATCACCAAGGACTGGCGCGAAAAGTCACGTGAGAATGGCGGCGTCGTCGATGAGGACATCATCGCCGAAGTCGTGTCGAAGATGACCGGCATCCCGCTGACGCGGATGAGCACCGAAGATTCGCTCCGCCTGATGCGGATGGAAGAGGAGCTACACAAGAAGGTCATCAGCCAGGACGAGGCCATCAAGGCGATCGCCAAGGCGGTCCGTCGCAGCCGCAGCGGCCTGCAAGACCCAAAGCGTCCCACCGGCACGTTCGTCTTCGCCGGTCCGACCGGCGTCGGCAAGACGTTGCTCGCTAAGGCGTTGGCGGAGTTCATGTTCGGCGACGCCGAGGCGTTGATCCAGATCGACATGTCCGAGTACATGGAGAAGCACAACGTCAGCCGACTGATCGGCGCCCCTCCCGGGTACGTCGGTTACGAGGAAGGTGGTCAGCTCACCGAGCAGATCCGCCGCCGTCCGTACGCCGTGGTGTTGCTCGACGAGATCGAGAAGGCGCACCCCGAGGTGTTCAACATGCTCCTCCAGCTGATGGAGGAGGGGCGCCTCACCGACTCGTTCGGCCGTAACGTCGACTTCCGCAACACGATCGTCATCATGACGACCAACGCGGGCGCCGAAGCGATCAAGAACGAGTCCGCCTTCGGCTTCCAGAAGCCGGACGAGGACGCCAGCTACGACGCGATGAAGGCCCGTGTGATGGACGAGATCGAAAAGGTCTTCCGTCCCGAGTTCATCAACCGTGTCAACGACGTCATCGTCTTCCGTCACCTGACCGAAGAGAACCTCAAGCACGTGGTGGAGCTGGAAGTCGCCAAGGTCCGCCAGCGTCTGGAAGAGAAGGGCCTCGTGCTCGAACTCTCCGACGAGTCCAAGGCGTTCCTCGTGAAGAAGGGCTCGAACACCGACTACGGCGCGCGTCCGCTCCGTCGTGCGATTGAGTCGTTCGTCGAGGACCCGCTGGCCGAGGAGCTGCTCAAGGGCGAGTTCGCCGGCAAGGACACGATCCGCGTCGACGTGAAGACCGTCGGCGAAAAGAAGCAGCTCGTGTTCGAGGGGGTGCAAACGAAGGAATCGGAGCCTGAAACCGTCGGCGCCGGCGTCGGCGGCGAAGGCGAAGAGACCGAGGGCTGA
- a CDS encoding thiamine phosphate synthase, translated as MNHPNTLNHRVIRLLDASLNRASEGARVVEDYARFVLDDAHLARLAKELRHGIAAAGGILPLADRLACRDTPGDVGTAISTASEGQRTDAWAVCAASLGRLQEAIRSLEEYGKTIDPALGARFERLRYDAYTLASGLGGTQRGRERLGDARLYVLIDGSESSEAFARRVETLCEAGADVLQLRDKSLDDRTLVERARHLASLCRRHGVTSIINDRADIAVAAGADGIHVGQEELTVADARSVVGPGRLVGVSTHSIEQARTAVLAGADYLGVGPTFPSTTKAFAEFPGLDFVRQVAAEVSLPAFAIGGITPANVSEVVTAGLRRVAVSGAVSGASDPIAAVESLVATLGGQSAG; from the coding sequence ATGAACCACCCAAACACCCTAAACCACCGCGTCATCCGGCTCCTCGACGCTTCGCTCAACCGGGCGAGCGAGGGCGCGCGGGTCGTTGAGGACTATGCACGGTTTGTGCTCGACGACGCTCACCTCGCACGGCTCGCGAAGGAGCTGCGGCACGGCATCGCGGCGGCGGGGGGCATTCTGCCGCTAGCAGACCGGCTGGCGTGTCGTGACACGCCTGGGGACGTGGGGACGGCGATCTCGACTGCTAGCGAGGGCCAACGCACCGACGCCTGGGCCGTCTGCGCCGCGAGCCTGGGTCGCTTGCAGGAGGCGATCCGCTCGCTGGAGGAGTATGGCAAAACGATCGACCCGGCCCTCGGCGCCCGGTTCGAGCGGCTGCGGTACGACGCCTACACGCTCGCCTCCGGCCTCGGCGGGACTCAACGCGGCCGCGAACGCCTCGGCGATGCCCGACTCTACGTCCTTATTGACGGCTCCGAATCGTCCGAAGCGTTCGCCCGACGTGTCGAGACGCTCTGCGAGGCGGGCGCTGATGTGCTGCAGCTCCGTGACAAGTCGCTCGACGATCGAACCCTCGTCGAGCGGGCTCGCCACTTAGCGAGTCTCTGCCGTCGGCACGGCGTCACGTCGATCATCAACGACCGGGCCGACATCGCCGTCGCCGCCGGGGCCGACGGCATACACGTGGGGCAAGAAGAACTGACCGTCGCCGACGCCCGTTCGGTTGTTGGGCCGGGGCGATTGGTGGGCGTATCGACGCACTCGATCGAACAGGCCCGCACCGCGGTGCTAGCCGGGGCGGATTATCTGGGCGTTGGGCCGACGTTCCCATCGACAACGAAGGCGTTTGCCGAGTTCCCGGGGCTCGATTTCGTCCGCCAAGTCGCGGCAGAGGTCTCGCTGCCGGCGTTCGCGATCGGCGGAATCACCCCGGCAAACGTTAGTGAGGTCGTCACCGCGGGCCTGCGTCGTGTAGCCGTCAGTGGGGCCGTATCCGGAGCAAGCGATCCGATAGCCGCCGTGGAATCGCTCGTCGCAACGCTCGGGGGCCAGTCGGCGGGATAG
- a CDS encoding PQQ-dependent sugar dehydrogenase, which translates to MAYPVSKITQILTAVGLILTMATAADAVPLRAELVATTSGLPIYLSATQSDPNNIYYATRASGLINVLDRTTGALKSTFLDLPNSTGIQDGLLCFAFHPDYETNGLFYTYVYRDTDPFVRVVERKRSETNPLQADPTYERQIMEMPNRGSHNGGWLGFSPVDGYLYVTTGDGGANNGVDNGLPAQDPNDLHGKVLRLDVSGDDFPEDSTRNYAIPANNAFEPGEGAAEVYALGLRHPYRASFDQANGDLYIGDVGSNIYEEVNLLPTGQSGANFGWRALEGPFDVPYVNDPAPPDAIDPIYYYPSVSGGVSITGGTVYRGDAIPALQGEYVFADFNQRYVRSFNVDDETINVIDRGPELFPDSLPPRITAITEDAMGELYLVDYLGNKIYRVVADVLEGDFNDDGVVDAADYTVWRDNVGNDASLLPNDIDGGEVGAAQYDRWVANYGRTDIASSAIPEPAAIGMACLGAVSLLWRRRLPG; encoded by the coding sequence ATGGCCTATCCCGTAAGCAAAATCACCCAGATTCTCACCGCGGTCGGCCTGATCCTCACGATGGCAACTGCGGCGGACGCTGTGCCCTTGCGCGCAGAGTTAGTCGCAACAACGTCCGGATTGCCAATCTACCTTTCGGCCACTCAATCGGATCCCAACAACATCTACTACGCGACGCGGGCGAGCGGCTTGATCAACGTGCTCGACCGGACGACTGGGGCTCTCAAGTCGACGTTTCTCGACCTGCCCAATTCGACGGGGATTCAAGACGGCTTGTTGTGTTTTGCCTTCCACCCGGATTACGAGACCAACGGCCTCTTCTACACCTACGTCTACCGTGACACGGACCCCTTTGTCCGTGTCGTCGAGCGGAAGCGTTCTGAGACCAATCCCCTGCAGGCTGACCCCACGTACGAGCGTCAGATTATGGAGATGCCGAACCGGGGGAGCCACAACGGTGGTTGGCTCGGCTTCAGCCCCGTCGATGGCTACCTCTACGTGACGACGGGTGACGGCGGAGCCAACAACGGCGTCGATAACGGCTTGCCCGCCCAAGACCCGAACGATCTACACGGGAAGGTGCTGCGACTCGATGTCAGTGGTGACGATTTCCCCGAGGACAGTACTCGCAACTATGCGATTCCTGCCAACAACGCGTTCGAGCCGGGCGAGGGCGCGGCGGAAGTCTATGCGCTAGGCTTGCGGCATCCTTACCGCGCGTCATTCGACCAGGCCAACGGCGACCTCTACATCGGCGACGTGGGCTCGAACATTTACGAGGAAGTTAATCTCTTGCCCACGGGGCAAAGCGGCGCCAATTTCGGATGGCGGGCGCTTGAGGGACCATTCGACGTCCCGTACGTAAATGACCCGGCTCCTCCCGACGCCATCGACCCCATCTACTACTATCCCTCCGTTTCTGGTGGCGTCTCGATCACAGGGGGAACCGTCTATCGCGGCGATGCGATCCCTGCCTTACAGGGGGAGTACGTATTCGCCGACTTCAACCAGCGGTACGTCCGTTCTTTTAATGTCGATGACGAGACGATCAACGTGATTGATCGCGGCCCTGAACTCTTCCCCGACTCTCTCCCCCCGCGCATCACCGCCATTACGGAAGACGCGATGGGCGAGCTCTATCTGGTCGATTATCTCGGCAACAAGATTTACCGTGTTGTCGCCGACGTACTTGAGGGTGACTTCAATGACGACGGCGTCGTTGATGCGGCGGACTACACCGTCTGGCGCGACAACGTTGGGAACGACGCCAGCCTTCTGCCTAACGACATCGACGGTGGAGAAGTCGGCGCCGCCCAGTACGATCGCTGGGTCGCCAATTACGGCCGCACCGACATCGCGTCCAGCGCCATCCCGGAACCGGCCGCCATCGGCATGGCGTGCCTCGGAGCCGTTTCACTGCTGTGGCGCCGACGGCTGCCCGGCTGA
- the ruvX gene encoding Holliday junction resolvase RuvX yields the protein MKAESGKGNAESDDANPQSAIRNPQLQRGRIGGIDYGTVRIGVAIGDLEVGMASPHENYNRRSERLDGEYFATLAREERLIRWVVGLPVHLDGGESQKSLEARRFGKWLAEKTGVPVEFFDERYTSSQAEEILQAANLTSKRRKARLDALAAQIMLTAYLESGAKGQTDPGSIG from the coding sequence ATGAAGGCGGAAAGTGGAAAGGGGAATGCCGAAAGCGACGATGCCAATCCGCAATCCGCAATACGCAATCCGCAATTGCAGCGCGGTCGCATCGGCGGTATCGATTACGGCACGGTCCGCATTGGCGTGGCGATCGGCGACCTCGAGGTCGGCATGGCTTCGCCGCACGAGAATTACAACCGGCGTAGCGAGCGGCTCGACGGCGAGTACTTCGCGACGCTCGCGCGGGAAGAGCGACTGATCCGCTGGGTCGTCGGCCTGCCGGTGCACCTCGACGGCGGTGAGAGCCAGAAGTCGCTTGAAGCGCGGCGCTTCGGCAAGTGGCTTGCGGAGAAGACCGGCGTGCCGGTCGAGTTCTTCGACGAGCGCTACACGTCGTCGCAAGCCGAAGAGATTCTGCAGGCGGCGAACCTCACCAGCAAACGCCGCAAGGCGCGGCTCGACGCACTCGCCGCACAGATCATGCTGACGGCGTATCTGGAGAGCGGCGCGAAGGGCCAAACCGACCCCGGGTCGATCGGATGA
- a CDS encoding mannose-1-phosphate guanylyltransferase: MLHAIIMAGGSGTRFWPASRRDRPKQMLSLVGDETMIRQTAQRLGDVVPPERRMVVTNQRLVADVAKQLPELPASSIVGEPCKRDTAPCIGLAALLVAKARKDPDGTMIVMPADHVIATPEVFQAAVKQAEALVDAEPSRIVTFGIKPTYPAEIFGYIQRAEALTDTCGDASAFKVARFREKPDAATAAEFLASGDFYWNSGIFCWRASTILDALRERQPETLAHLEKIVDAWDTPDGPAVFEHEFAAIKGVSIDYAVMEHAKNVAVIEAPFEWDDLGGWQSLPRRLGADDAGNTIVGKHLGLNTTGAIVRTTPDHLVVTLGCEDLIVVHTPDATLVANKHDEESIRAIVKELETRGWESFL, from the coding sequence ATGCTCCACGCGATCATCATGGCCGGCGGGTCCGGCACTCGGTTCTGGCCCGCTAGCCGCCGCGACAGGCCCAAACAGATGCTCTCGCTCGTGGGCGATGAGACGATGATCCGCCAGACCGCGCAGCGGCTCGGCGATGTCGTGCCGCCCGAACGGCGGATGGTCGTGACGAATCAGCGGCTCGTTGCCGATGTTGCAAAGCAACTACCGGAGCTCCCCGCGTCCTCGATCGTTGGCGAACCCTGCAAGCGCGACACGGCGCCGTGCATCGGCTTGGCGGCACTGCTGGTGGCGAAGGCTCGCAAGGACCCGGACGGGACGATGATCGTCATGCCGGCCGACCATGTGATCGCCACGCCCGAAGTCTTTCAGGCAGCGGTGAAGCAGGCCGAGGCCCTAGTGGACGCTGAGCCATCGCGGATCGTCACCTTCGGCATCAAGCCGACCTACCCCGCCGAGATCTTCGGTTACATCCAACGGGCCGAAGCGCTAACGGACACTTGCGGCGACGCGTCAGCGTTCAAGGTCGCGCGATTCCGTGAGAAGCCCGACGCGGCGACCGCCGCCGAGTTCCTCGCCTCGGGCGATTTCTATTGGAACAGCGGCATCTTCTGCTGGCGGGCTTCGACCATTCTCGACGCCCTGCGCGAACGCCAACCGGAGACGCTCGCCCACCTCGAAAAAATCGTTGACGCCTGGGACACGCCCGACGGGCCGGCCGTGTTCGAGCATGAGTTCGCCGCCATCAAGGGCGTGTCGATCGACTACGCCGTGATGGAGCACGCCAAGAACGTCGCCGTCATCGAGGCGCCCTTCGAGTGGGACGACCTCGGCGGTTGGCAGTCGCTGCCGCGCCGCCTCGGCGCGGACGACGCCGGCAACACGATCGTCGGCAAGCACCTCGGCCTCAACACCACCGGCGCCATCGTCCGCACGACGCCCGACCACCTCGTCGTCACGCTCGGCTGCGAAGACCTGATCGTCGTCCACACCCCCGACGCCACCCTCGTCGCCAACAAGCACGACGAAGAAAGCATCCGGGCGATTGTAAAGGAGTTGGAGACGCGCGGGTGGGAGAGCTTTTTATGA
- a CDS encoding MlaE family ABC transporter permease, whose product MASPLAAARSGLGLLDGVVWVGAKVLEGVATLGSMAIFFLQTLSWIVARWPSRRLLVASLHQIGVSSLPVICLTGAFIGMVLAVQSYYQFRAFGMESRLGVMINLSMFRELGPVLAATMLAGRVGSAIAAELGTMKVTEQIDALASMGASPIQHLVAPRFLACLAMIPLLTIAAIAMGVLGGAFYCIYVFGVDPFFYFENAREGTERWDIAYGVIKSFFFGAAIAIISCYRGFHSSAGAEGVGQAATISFVQSFVTILVLDLFLSIGLDRMHDFLWPPSGM is encoded by the coding sequence ATGGCTTCGCCGCTTGCCGCCGCGCGTTCGGGCTTAGGTCTGTTGGATGGCGTTGTATGGGTTGGCGCCAAGGTGCTCGAAGGCGTTGCGACGCTCGGCAGCATGGCGATTTTCTTCCTGCAGACACTTTCCTGGATTGTCGCGCGCTGGCCGAGTCGGCGGCTCTTGGTGGCGAGCTTGCACCAGATCGGCGTCTCGAGCTTGCCGGTGATCTGCCTTACCGGCGCGTTCATCGGCATGGTGCTGGCGGTGCAGTCGTACTACCAGTTCCGCGCGTTCGGCATGGAGTCACGCCTTGGCGTGATGATCAACCTGTCGATGTTCCGCGAATTGGGTCCCGTGCTCGCCGCGACCATGCTCGCCGGCCGGGTCGGAAGCGCCATCGCCGCCGAACTGGGCACCATGAAAGTGACCGAACAGATCGACGCGCTGGCGTCGATGGGCGCGAGCCCTATCCAACACTTGGTAGCGCCGCGGTTCCTCGCCTGCTTGGCGATGATCCCGCTGCTCACGATCGCTGCGATCGCGATGGGCGTGCTCGGCGGCGCGTTCTACTGCATCTACGTGTTCGGCGTAGACCCGTTCTTTTACTTCGAGAACGCCCGCGAAGGGACCGAGCGCTGGGACATCGCGTACGGCGTCATCAAGAGCTTCTTCTTCGGCGCCGCGATCGCGATCATCAGCTGCTACCGCGGCTTCCACTCCAGCGCCGGCGCCGAGGGCGTCGGCCAGGCGGCGACGATCTCGTTCGTGCAATCGTTCGTAACGATCTTGGTGCTCGATCTCTTCCTGAGCATCGGGCTCGACCGGATGCACGACTTCCTCTGGCCGCCGAGCGGGATGTGA